One genomic window of Desulfurellaceae bacterium includes the following:
- the gatB gene encoding Asp-tRNA(Asn)/Glu-tRNA(Gln) amidotransferase subunit GatB produces the protein MEYEPVIGLEVHAQLLTESKIFCGCSTQFGAEPNHNTCPVCMGLPGVLPVLNKRVVEYALKTALATHCRIAAHSRWARKNYFYPDLPKGYQISMYELPIAEHGYLDVPLQSQTDQTKRVRLTRIHMEEDAGKNIHDARGDASLVDLNRTGVPLLEIVSEPDIRSPEEAGAYLRSLRSLLRYLEVCDGNMEEGSLRCDANVSIRPRGSAEFGTRTEIKNVNSFRAVEKAIQYEIGRQIQATEAGETIVQETRLWDAEREVTRSMRSKEFAHDYRYFPDPDLLPLVVDHGWVTELKTSLPELPTDRQERFIRDYGLPAYDAAVLTAHKEVAEYYEQAVRAHPVDPKAMSNWVMDSVLRVLKDDRLDLHISRWPCPPEHLAQLVSLIHDGKISGKIAKTVFDKMHESGQPPQAIIQARGLWQVSDSDTLDAQIDQVMADNPDKVVAYRGGKEKLLGFFIGQVMRATGGKANPQLLNQLLKKKLDS, from the coding sequence ATGGAATACGAACCCGTTATCGGCCTCGAAGTCCACGCCCAACTGCTGACCGAATCCAAGATCTTCTGCGGCTGCTCAACCCAGTTTGGCGCCGAGCCTAACCACAACACCTGTCCGGTGTGCATGGGCCTGCCCGGAGTGCTGCCGGTGCTCAACAAACGAGTAGTTGAGTATGCCCTCAAAACCGCCCTGGCCACCCACTGCCGGATTGCAGCCCACAGCCGCTGGGCGCGCAAGAATTATTTTTACCCGGATTTGCCCAAAGGCTACCAGATCAGCATGTACGAGTTGCCGATCGCCGAGCACGGCTATCTTGATGTGCCGCTCCAAAGTCAGACCGATCAGACCAAACGGGTACGCCTGACCCGGATTCACATGGAAGAGGACGCCGGCAAGAATATCCACGACGCCCGGGGCGATGCCAGCCTGGTGGACCTGAACCGGACCGGCGTCCCCCTGTTGGAGATTGTCAGCGAGCCGGATATCCGCAGCCCTGAAGAGGCTGGGGCATATCTGCGCAGCCTGCGCAGCCTGCTGCGTTACCTGGAGGTGTGTGACGGCAATATGGAGGAGGGCAGCCTGCGCTGTGATGCCAACGTGTCGATTCGGCCGCGCGGCAGTGCCGAGTTCGGCACACGGACCGAGATCAAGAATGTCAACTCGTTCCGGGCGGTGGAAAAGGCCATTCAGTACGAGATCGGCCGCCAGATACAAGCCACCGAAGCGGGCGAAACGATTGTGCAGGAAACACGCCTGTGGGACGCCGAGCGAGAGGTCACCCGCTCCATGCGCAGCAAAGAGTTTGCCCATGACTACCGCTATTTTCCCGACCCGGACCTCCTACCCCTGGTCGTCGACCATGGCTGGGTGACGGAACTCAAGACCAGCCTGCCGGAGCTGCCGACCGACCGCCAGGAACGCTTTATCCGTGACTACGGCCTGCCAGCCTATGACGCCGCAGTCTTAACCGCCCATAAAGAGGTCGCGGAGTACTATGAACAGGCTGTGCGCGCTCATCCGGTCGATCCCAAAGCAATGAGCAACTGGGTCATGGACAGCGTGCTGCGGGTGCTCAAAGACGACAGGCTCGACCTGCATATTTCCCGCTGGCCGTGTCCGCCCGAACACCTGGCCCAACTCGTCAGCCTGATTCATGACGGCAAAATCAGCGGTAAAATTGCCAAAACCGTCTTTGACAAGATGCACGAAAGCGGACAGCCGCCACAGGCAATCATTCAGGCCAGGGGCCTATGGCAGGTCAGCGACAGCGACACGCTCGACGCCCAGATCGATCAGGTCATGGCCGACAACCCCGACAAGGTGGTCGCCTACCGGGGCGGCAAGGAAAAACTGCTCGGCTTTTTTATCGGCCAAGTCATGCGCGCCACGGGGGGCAAAGCCAACCCGCAGCTGTTAAACCAGCTATTGAAGAAAAAATTAGATTCGTAA
- the gatA gene encoding Asp-tRNA(Asn)/Glu-tRNA(Gln) amidotransferase subunit GatA: MDAFRLTIHQARTLLDTRHLSAQELTRAVLDRIRATDGTLHSYVTLDETQALAQAAAADRSLTNSDHPPPLCGIPIAVKDIILTKDLRSTAGSKILEHFIPPYDASVIRRLRNAGAVILGKVNCDEFGMGSSNENSAYGPTRNPWDVSRVPGGSSGGSAACVAADQAVAALGTDTGGSIRLPASFCGVVGLKPTYGRVSRFGVVAYASSLDQVGPLTKDMRDCALLLQVIAGHDPRESTSVDRPVPDYQAALERGVQGLRVGIPREYFVAGMQSEVDQAVRRAIDTLQELGAEPVSISLPHTDYAVAAYYIIATAEASSNLARYDGVKYGHRTESATDLAEMYRQTRAQGFGPEVKRRIMLGTYALSAGYYDAYYSKAQKVRRLIRHDFLRAFEQCDVIATPTAPTTAFQLGEKATDPLTMYLSDILTIAVNLAGLPGLSLPCGFDAEGLPVSLQLIGQAFGEEALLQAGYAYEQATEWHTARPPL, from the coding sequence ATGGACGCCTTCCGCCTGACCATTCATCAAGCCCGCACGCTCCTAGACACACGACACCTCAGCGCCCAGGAACTCACCCGCGCCGTGCTTGACCGGATTCGCGCCACCGACGGGACGCTGCACTCGTATGTGACGCTGGACGAAACACAGGCCCTGGCCCAGGCTGCGGCGGCTGACCGCAGCCTGACCAACTCCGACCACCCTCCCCCGTTGTGCGGCATTCCGATTGCGGTCAAAGATATTATTCTGACCAAGGATCTGCGTTCGACGGCCGGCTCGAAAATCCTTGAGCACTTTATCCCGCCCTACGATGCTAGCGTGATCCGTCGCCTCAGGAACGCCGGTGCGGTCATTCTGGGCAAGGTCAACTGCGACGAGTTCGGCATGGGCTCGTCCAACGAGAACTCGGCCTATGGGCCAACCAGGAATCCGTGGGACGTTTCACGCGTCCCAGGCGGCTCGTCGGGCGGCTCGGCCGCCTGTGTGGCAGCCGACCAAGCCGTGGCCGCCCTGGGCACGGACACCGGCGGCTCGATCCGGCTCCCGGCCTCGTTTTGCGGGGTGGTCGGCCTGAAGCCGACCTACGGCCGGGTGAGTCGTTTTGGGGTCGTTGCCTATGCCTCGTCGCTCGATCAGGTCGGGCCGCTGACCAAGGACATGCGCGATTGCGCCCTACTCCTTCAGGTCATTGCCGGCCATGACCCGCGAGAGTCGACCTCAGTGGACCGTCCGGTCCCGGATTACCAGGCTGCGCTGGAGCGCGGCGTGCAGGGTCTCCGAGTCGGCATTCCCAGAGAGTATTTTGTGGCAGGCATGCAGTCGGAGGTCGATCAGGCGGTGCGTCGCGCCATCGACACCTTGCAAGAACTGGGGGCTGAGCCGGTTTCGATATCGCTGCCGCATACGGACTACGCGGTCGCCGCCTATTACATCATTGCCACGGCCGAGGCCAGCTCAAATCTCGCCCGCTACGACGGCGTCAAGTACGGCCACCGGACCGAGTCGGCAACGGACTTGGCCGAGATGTACCGTCAGACCCGAGCCCAGGGATTCGGTCCTGAGGTCAAACGGCGGATCATGCTCGGCACCTACGCCTTGTCAGCCGGCTACTATGATGCATACTACTCGAAGGCGCAAAAGGTGCGCCGCTTGATTAGACACGATTTCCTGCGCGCGTTTGAGCAGTGCGATGTCATTGCCACACCGACCGCGCCGACAACGGCGTTTCAGCTTGGCGAGAAAGCCACCGATCCCCTGACCATGTATTTGTCGGATATCCTCACCATTGCGGTCAACCTGGCCGGACTGCCGGGGCTGTCGCTGCCGTGCGGATTCGATGCCGAGGGCCTGCCGGTCAGCCTCCAGCTGATCGGACAAGCGTTTGGCGAGGAGGCCCTGTTGCAGGCCGGCTACGCCTATGAGCAGGCGACCGAGTGGCATACGGCAAGACCGCCTCTCTGA